One Microbacterium sufflavum genomic region harbors:
- a CDS encoding helix-turn-helix domain-containing protein has translation MSLEAFIWVSKLPLDVVPPTAFRVLLLLANHAHSDGRNVWRKKSELANELGCSLRTVERAFRDLRVRGLIKHGDQRLTEHLRNDRKPVVFDLNFEFGREYSEAPLFANGPTTAVGASASHDPTTVVGSHGPTNLSRPDEIRTNDPTTVVAHRTVIEPSNSSLVSTYRAGVGSCGHVLIDDRHCERGCSAARVQGAA, from the coding sequence ATGAGCCTCGAAGCCTTCATCTGGGTCTCCAAGCTCCCGCTCGACGTCGTTCCGCCGACCGCCTTCCGCGTGCTGCTGCTCCTCGCGAATCACGCCCACAGCGACGGACGCAACGTGTGGCGGAAGAAGTCCGAACTCGCGAACGAACTCGGGTGCTCGCTCAGGACCGTCGAGCGAGCCTTCCGCGACCTGCGGGTGCGCGGGCTCATCAAGCACGGCGACCAGCGCCTCACAGAGCACCTGCGCAACGACCGCAAGCCCGTCGTGTTCGACCTCAATTTCGAGTTCGGTCGCGAATACTCCGAGGCTCCGCTCTTCGCCAACGGCCCGACAACTGCTGTCGGTGCGTCGGCCTCTCACGACCCGACAACTGTTGTCGGGTCGCACGGCCCGACAAATCTGTCGCGACCCGACGAGATCAGGACCAACGACCCGACAACTGTTGTCGCACATAGAACCGTAATAGAACCGTCTAACTCATCTCTCGTAAGTACCTACAGAGCTGGTGTCGGGTCGTGCGGTCACGTGCTGATCGATGACCGACACTGCGAGCGAGGATGCTCCGCAGCCCGAGTGCAGGGAGCAGCATGA
- a CDS encoding helix-turn-helix domain-containing protein, protein MTNEATFATTAEAAETLGVSVKTITRWVASGKLSPVKRLPGKRGAMLFAGADIEAILAREPWAES, encoded by the coding sequence GACAAACGAAGCGACATTCGCCACGACGGCGGAGGCAGCAGAAACGCTCGGCGTGTCAGTCAAGACGATCACTCGATGGGTGGCATCAGGGAAGCTCTCACCCGTCAAGCGACTCCCCGGCAAGCGCGGAGCGATGCTGTTCGCCGGCGCGGACATCGAGGCGATCCTCGCCCGCGAGCCGTGGGCTGAGTCATGA